A genomic region of Verrucomicrobiia bacterium contains the following coding sequences:
- a CDS encoding sigma-54-dependent Fis family transcriptional regulator, translating to MSTPVPVEQNPPADRLLEALASCRKIGAQHDLGVLFDLIAAEATKLLGADRASIFLLDREKSELWSLAAVGEKRIRLDARLGLAGAAALSGQTINVDDARRDPRFYPGVDARTGYRTRNVLAMPLRNDKGEIIGAVQALNKKRGGFTTEDEILLQTLASQAGNALETAQFVRQLQEQRDQLREDTSHLRKEMEGQSATQQIIGTSDPIQLVVRRIQQISDIDVNVLITGESGTGKEMVARAIHLNSSRARRPLISLNCAALPDSLVESELFGIEKGVATGVEARIGKFEAANGGTLLLDEIGDLNLVAQAKILRVLQEKIVERVGGKKPIPVDARVLAATNKDLGVEIKQRAFREDLYYRLNVIHIHLPPLREIPEDITLLANYFLSRFCREIRKEPMKLSPGASRCLRSHPWPGNIRELQNEIKRAVIATRRSTITEDDMSEAVRTSGTAGGIIRDSSGRSLKEIVAQLETRLIREALNASHHNQQQAARALGLSRQGLIKKMKRYGVT from the coding sequence ATGTCTACCCCCGTTCCAGTCGAGCAGAACCCGCCTGCCGATCGACTACTAGAAGCTCTAGCGAGTTGCCGCAAAATCGGCGCGCAACATGATCTCGGAGTCCTCTTTGATCTCATCGCCGCTGAGGCTACCAAACTCCTGGGAGCAGACCGGGCAAGCATTTTTCTCCTGGATCGCGAGAAGAGCGAATTGTGGTCACTGGCTGCGGTCGGTGAAAAGCGGATTCGATTGGATGCCCGCCTGGGTCTTGCGGGCGCTGCGGCCCTTTCAGGCCAAACTATCAACGTGGATGACGCCCGCCGTGATCCACGCTTTTACCCGGGTGTCGATGCACGCACGGGCTATCGCACGCGCAACGTCCTGGCCATGCCGTTACGCAACGACAAGGGAGAAATCATCGGCGCCGTGCAGGCGCTGAACAAGAAAAGGGGCGGATTTACCACCGAAGATGAAATTCTCCTGCAAACTTTGGCTTCGCAAGCGGGCAACGCGCTGGAAACGGCGCAGTTCGTCAGGCAGCTGCAGGAACAACGGGACCAATTGCGGGAAGACACATCGCACTTGCGGAAAGAGATGGAAGGCCAATCCGCCACGCAACAGATAATCGGCACCAGCGATCCCATCCAGCTGGTTGTACGGCGGATCCAGCAGATCAGCGATATCGATGTCAACGTCCTGATCACCGGCGAAAGCGGTACCGGCAAGGAAATGGTGGCCCGCGCGATTCATCTGAACAGCTCCCGCGCCCGCCGCCCGTTGATTTCTCTGAACTGCGCCGCGCTGCCGGACAGCTTGGTGGAAAGTGAGTTGTTTGGGATTGAGAAAGGGGTGGCCACGGGCGTCGAGGCACGCATTGGAAAGTTTGAGGCAGCCAACGGCGGGACATTGTTGCTGGACGAAATCGGCGATCTAAATTTGGTGGCGCAAGCCAAGATATTGCGGGTGTTACAGGAAAAAATAGTCGAGCGTGTCGGAGGCAAGAAACCGATCCCCGTTGATGCCCGTGTGCTCGCCGCAACCAACAAGGACCTCGGGGTTGAGATAAAACAACGCGCGTTTCGCGAAGATCTGTATTATCGGCTCAATGTCATCCACATTCATCTACCCCCTCTGCGGGAGATACCGGAAGATATTACCCTGCTGGCGAATTACTTTCTTTCGAGATTTTGTCGCGAAATAAGGAAGGAACCCATGAAGCTGTCCCCGGGTGCGTCTCGGTGCCTGAGGAGCCATCCCTGGCCCGGGAATATTCGAGAATTACAGAATGAAATCAAGCGGGCCGTGATAGCCACTCGCCGCTCTACCATCACGGAGGATGACATGTCCGAAGCGGTCCGAACCAGCGGCACCGCCGGCGGAATCATCCGGGACAGTTCCGGCCGGTCGCTTAAGGAAATCGTGGCGCAACTCGAGACGCGTTTGATCCGGGAAGCATTGAATGCCAGTCATCACAATCAACAGCAGGCGGCTCGCGCCCTCGGGCTCAGCCGCCAGGGGCTGATCAAAAAGATGAAGCGCTACGGCGTGACTTGA
- a CDS encoding TadG family pilus assembly protein has protein sequence MHTSRGSFCLDGKLCVRCCGNDAGQQNLSNRHPRESGSTLVLVTMFMVGLFGFAALTIDVGRVYKEKRHEQFATDAAAYAGAAMLTNSPDAAIQEAVYLAAANGVASNEIQNAGTVEVGHWDTSALTFTAGGATPYNAVRVPAKRNVDMTFAKVVGMSSMSPVVHSIAALGSAGRIAGPIIPFAVTADQLATNTFTGQPSVIGGYMTLNSASVGSGKQGKIDLGVDESTGSYQNVGAWQADMTASGCNCTASVGSIPTISGNAQVQSAFSKLGLGSVFVVPVVENATFSGNSSSATIVGFVRVQLTDFNNTGSGWSATVMFLASAAGDQVGGDCPYLPCAQARALVQ, from the coding sequence ATGCACACATCCAGGGGTTCGTTTTGTCTCGATGGGAAGCTTTGTGTTCGCTGCTGTGGCAACGATGCCGGCCAGCAGAATTTATCCAACAGGCATCCTCGTGAGTCGGGGTCTACGCTGGTTCTCGTGACCATGTTCATGGTCGGTCTCTTTGGCTTTGCCGCGCTGACCATCGATGTGGGGCGCGTGTACAAGGAGAAACGGCATGAGCAGTTTGCCACCGATGCGGCCGCGTATGCCGGCGCCGCCATGCTCACGAACTCACCGGACGCTGCGATCCAGGAAGCCGTCTACCTCGCCGCCGCCAACGGCGTGGCCTCAAATGAGATTCAAAATGCGGGGACAGTGGAAGTCGGCCATTGGGACACCAGTGCCCTCACGTTCACCGCGGGGGGCGCAACCCCCTACAATGCCGTGCGCGTGCCGGCCAAGCGAAATGTTGACATGACGTTCGCGAAAGTCGTCGGCATGAGTTCCATGAGCCCTGTGGTTCATTCGATTGCGGCTTTGGGGTCGGCTGGTCGTATCGCAGGTCCGATCATTCCCTTCGCGGTAACCGCGGACCAATTGGCAACGAACACGTTCACCGGACAACCGAGCGTAATTGGCGGCTACATGACTCTAAATAGTGCCAGTGTCGGTAGCGGCAAACAGGGAAAGATCGATCTTGGCGTTGACGAGTCCACAGGCAGTTATCAGAACGTCGGTGCGTGGCAGGCCGACATGACCGCAAGTGGGTGTAACTGCACCGCCTCCGTGGGAAGTATTCCAACGATCTCAGGTAACGCGCAGGTGCAAAGCGCCTTTTCGAAGCTCGGTCTCGGATCAGTCTTTGTCGTACCCGTGGTTGAAAATGCCACATTCAGCGGAAACAGCTCGTCAGCGACAATCGTGGGTTTTGTCCGGGTGCAACTCACGGATTTCAACAACACCGGAAGCGGCTGGAGCGCCACCGTCATGTTTTTGGCCAGTGCTGCGGGCGATCAAGTCGGCGGCGATTGCCCCTATCTGCCGTGCGCCCAGGCCAGGGCGCTTGTCCAATAG
- a CDS encoding response regulator, which produces MTTATHTAEIEIQTPPESNVAAPELSYAATPELSNVPHPKRLVLLAEDEPIIREYLASLLRELGCIVVKAADGEQALGLFKQIPGMMIDLLLTDIVMPKMTGKELAYQIGILSPGTKVILCSAYPEKLATINGMIDTRIPFLQKPVKADALAAKLREVFDQPEEDVPDERLFDGERF; this is translated from the coding sequence ATGACCACGGCAACACATACCGCCGAGATTGAAATCCAAACACCGCCCGAATCGAATGTAGCGGCTCCAGAGTTGTCCTATGCTGCAACTCCGGAGTTGTCCAATGTCCCTCACCCGAAGCGGCTCGTACTGTTGGCGGAAGATGAGCCGATCATTCGCGAGTACCTGGCCTCGCTATTGCGGGAATTGGGCTGCATTGTGGTGAAGGCCGCTGACGGCGAGCAGGCCCTTGGCCTCTTCAAACAAATTCCGGGGATGATGATCGATTTGTTGTTGACGGACATCGTCATGCCCAAGATGACCGGCAAGGAATTGGCGTACCAGATCGGAATACTTTCGCCGGGAACCAAAGTCATCCTCTGCTCCGCTTACCCTGAAAAACTGGCTACTATCAATGGCATGATCGATACCCGTATCCCCTTCCTACAAAAGCCGGTAAAGGCAGACGCCTTGGCTGCGAAGCTGCGAGAAGTCTTCGATCAACCTGAGGAAGATGTGCCCGACGAACGGCTGTTCGACGGGGAACGCTTCTAA
- a CDS encoding response regulator, which translates to MQSGLQQETAECFSNAIEFKTILLVDDDCQLAEALQWILADEQFMVDVAHDGEEALPKIKANLYDALICDVMMPKLRGDELFSRAIEIHPYLSDRFIFISGFAADPAINLFLCKTGVKYLMKPFPMQALIDCVKQLLA; encoded by the coding sequence ATGCAATCAGGGCTTCAACAAGAGACCGCGGAGTGTTTTTCGAACGCCATCGAATTTAAGACCATCCTCCTGGTCGATGACGACTGTCAACTGGCCGAGGCGCTCCAATGGATTCTGGCCGATGAGCAATTTATGGTGGATGTGGCGCATGATGGCGAGGAGGCGTTACCGAAGATCAAGGCCAACCTGTATGACGCCCTCATTTGCGATGTGATGATGCCCAAGCTGCGGGGCGACGAGTTGTTTTCGCGGGCGATCGAGATCCACCCGTATCTAAGCGATCGCTTCATTTTTATCAGCGGCTTCGCCGCAGACCCAGCCATCAATCTCTTCCTGTGTAAGACCGGTGTGAAGTATTTGATGAAGCCGTTTCCCATGCAGGCCCTCATCGATTGTGTCAAACAACTGCTCGCCTAG